TAACTCGACGTTTGGCAGAGTTAAATGACTTGCGCAAAGCCGAAGCTTTAACCCGATTAGGGCGACGAGTTCTGGGTTTTTTGATAAGTTGATTTATCGTTGGCATATCAGTCTTTCCTTTTATGAATATACTATACCATCTTTGATCCGAGCTCGTTCTTCCGAGGTGGGGATCAAACGGCCAATAATAACATTTTCTTTCAGTCCTATCAAGTAATCTTTTTTACCTAGTGTCCCAGCATCGGTTAAAACACTACTGGTCTCTTGGAACGAAGCGGCAGACAACCAGCTGTCGGTGTACAAAGCTGCTCGAGTTACTCCCAAGAGTAAAACTTGAGCAGTAGCTGGTTCCCCACCAGCCGCAATTACCGCTGCATTTTCAGATTCAAATTTCTGGCGATTAACCAATTCTCCAGGCAGCAAATCTGTGTCTCCAGTACTGTCAACTTTGACTTTGCTCGACATTTCGCGAACAATTACTTCAAAGTGTTTGTCGTTGATCGCAATACCTTGAGATTCATACACAGCCTGTAATTCGGAAATAAGGTATTCCTGAGCAGCTTGCATGCCTTTAATCCGTAGCAATTCCTTAACATCTAAAGAGCCTGAAGCTAGTTGTTGACCAACGGGGATCAAATCGCCGGTTTTAACTTTTAGGGTACTAGTTAAAGGAATAGTGTATTTAGCTTCTTCAACTGGTTTGACTTTATTATTGGTCACAGTAATTTCATAACCTTGATCAGTTTCATCAACAGTAACCTTACCAGCTACTTCAGAAATAGCTGATAAAGCTTTTGGAGTTCTTAGCTCAAAAATCTCTTCAACTCTTGGTAAACCTTGAGTCACATCTTGCATCACCACACCTCCGGTATGCTTCACCCGCATGGTTAGCTGTGTCCCTGGCTCACCAATTGATTGAGCAGCCAAAACTCCTACCGGTACTCCAATATTAACTAGTTTTTTGGTTGAAAAATCCCAACCATAACATTTTTGGCAAATACCAAATGGAGCCTGGCAGGTAATTGGTGAAAAGACATTAACTTTAGTCACCCCGGCTTTGTCAATTTCTTCAGCCAAAACATCAGTAATAACTTCATCTTTTTTGACTAAAACAGTATCGCTATTTGGTTTTTTGATAGCTTTAGCGGCTACCCGACCAGTAATTCGAGCTACAAAAGATTTTTCCCGACCTTTTTCATTGCGGATTTCAAAACTTTCTGAAGTCCCGCAATCTTCCATTCGGACAATAAGGTCATGGGAAACATCAACTAAACGACGGGTCAAATAACCAGCGTTAGCAGTTTTGACCGCTGAGTCAGTTAAGCCTTTTCGGGAACCCCGAGCTGCGGTGACGTATTCAAACACAGTCAGACCTTCTCTGAAGTTAGATTTGGTTGGTAGTTCCACGATTTTACCTAGTGGATCAACTGATAAACCTCTCATAGCTGCCAACTGTTTAACCTGATCTTTAGAAGCCCGAGTACCTCCGGACTCAATCATTTGGCGAACTGGGTTGTCAATAGAAAAGGCATTCCAGGTTTGTTCAGCTACATCATCAGTGGTTTTTAGCCAAAGATCAATCGATAAGCGTTTGCGTTCTTCTTTGGTAATCAAACCTAATTTGTAGTTTTCTTCAATTTCTTCAGCTTTTTTATTAGCCTCAGCAATGACTTCAGCTTTGTTTGGAATAATCTTACAGTCATTGACTGCAACTGACATTCCTGACATTGTTTCGCCTTTAAAGCCTAATTCTTTAATACTGTCAATCAAATGCATGATTTCTTTAGTCTTATAAACTGGCATGGCTTCTTTGATTAAAGTTTTCAGTCTACCAGCATTAACAGTCTCATTGATAAAGTCCATGTCATCAGGCAAGATTTCATTAAACCACAAACGACCTAGGGTGGTTTCTATGACTTTACCATCGACCCGAACTTTAATAGCTTGACGCAAAGCAATTCTGCCAAATTGATAAGCAGTGTTGGCTTCTAGGCTATCACTGTAAATAGTTTCTTCAGGCTTAATGCTCTCATCCAAAACCGTAATCAGGTAAATACCTAAAACCATGTTTTTGTTAGGAATAGTAATAGGTGAACCATCAGCTGGTTTTAATAAGTTCTTTTGAGGCATCATTTGTCTCCTGGCTTCTTTTTGTGCATCTTTGGAAAGCGGCACATGGACAGCCATTTGGTCACCGTCAAAGTCAGCATTGTAACCAGAACAGACACAAGGATGTAATCTGATAGCATTTCCTTCGATCAAAACCGGGAAGAAAGCCTGAATACCCAATTTGTGTAGCGTTGGAGCCCGGTTCAGTAAAACAGGATGTTTATGAGTAATTTCTTCCAAAATATCATAAACTTCGGGTGGGCGGCGTTCCAAAACGTGCTTGGCACTCTTTACGTTTGGTGCCAATCCTCGCATAATCAGTTCTCGTAGGACATAAGGTTTAAACATTTCCAAAGCCATATCTTTTGGTAAGCCACACTGGTTTAAAGCCAGTTCTGGACCAACTACGATAACACTTCGACCTGAGTAATCAACCCGTTTCCCTAGTAAGTTCTGACGGAACCGACCTTGTTTACCTTTTAGCATTTCAGATAGTGATTTCAGCTCTTTAGTCCCACGGCGTCTAGCTGATTGACGAGATTGAGTGGCATCAATTAAAGTGTCGACTGCTTCCTGCAACATCCGTTTTTCATTGCGTAAAATGATCTCGGGAGCACCTAAATTAATTAGGTGTTTGAGTCGGTTATTCCGGTTAATGACTCTTCGGTATAAATCATTTAAATCAGAAGTAGCAAAACGGCCACCAGAAAGTTGTACCATCGGCCGCAAGTCGGGTGGAATCACGGGCAAATTACGCATGATCATCCAAGTGGAATCAATACCAGCCTTACGTAAACCTTCAACTACCCGAAGGTGTTTGATAGCTTTAATTTTTTTCTGGCCTTTAGCTTCTCTGGTAGTTTGACGTAGTTTTTCAGCTTCTTTATCCAAATCCAAACGAGACAAAAGTTCTAAAATGCTTTCAGCTCCCATACCAACTTCTAAGAAACCATCGGCTTGGTAATCAACTAATTTCAGGTATTCATCTTCGGTCAGAACAGTTTTGACTTCCATGCGTTTGACCAAATTAGCTACTGCTTTATAGACTTCATCAGCAGTTTCCTGCTCATTAACCGTATTTTCTTTGATTCGGGCAATATCACGTTTGATCTTAATCTTGGCTTCTTCAACAGCAATTTTTTGTTGATCTTTAGTTTTAACTTTTTTCTTAATGTCTTCTATTTGTTTATCACCTTCTGTTTCAGTTTTTTTGATTTCTTCAGAAGCTTTGTCGTCCAGTTCTTTTTTAACTTCTTCCAGCTGGGTATCTAAATTGGTTAAAACCTGTTTACGTTTTTCTTCATCAATCCCTAAAACTACATAACGGGCAAAGTAAATTACTCCAGCTAAAGCTCGAGGAGAAATATCTAAAAGTAGGGAAATTTTGGAAGGCACACCTTTGAAAAACCAGATATGAGCCACTGGACAAGCCAGTTTGATATGACCCATACGTTCGCGGCGAACTCGGGATTGAGTTACTTCCACACCGCATTTATCACAGATAATACCTCGATAGCGGATCCTCTTGTACTTGCCGCAGTAACATTCCCAATCTTTAGTGGGTCCAAAAATTCGTTCACAAAAAAGGCCATCTTTTTCTGGTTTCAAAGTCCGGTAATTGATAGTTTCTGGTTTGGTTACTTCGCCATATGACCATGACTTAATGTCGTCCGGGGAAGCAATTTTGACAGTTAAAGTTTCGAAATCAACAATGTTTTTCATATGCTTTATTTAAAGTAGGTTATTAATCCTCACTTCCCTCCTCTAAAAGTTCTTCATCACTTGGTTCTAGATCGTCAATATTTTCACTGCTTTGTTCCTCAAAACTGTCATTGTTGGTGTCATCGGTGGAATCGTCACTACTTTCACTTTCTGCTACTGGCAAAGTCTCTTCGGTTTTAGTAGCTTCGAGTTCTGGATCATCAATTTGCTCTTCCTCTTCTTTAACTCCTTCAGGAATGACATTAAAGCTTAAACTGTTTAGTTCTTTGACCAAAACTTTAAAGGCTTCAGGAACGGTTGATTGCGGCATGTCGGTACCCTTAACAATGGCTTCAAAGGCTTTAGCCCGACCAACTACATCATCAGATTTGATGGTCAACATTTCTTGTAAGCCATAAGCAGCTCGATGCGCTTCCAGAGCCCAAACTTCCATTTCTCCCAATCTCTGACCTCCCATTTGGGCTTTACCGCCGAGAGGTTGTTGGGTTACCAATGAGTATGGACCGGTTGAACGGGCATGCATCTTATCTTCAACCATGTGGACCAATTTCATGATATATCCAATTCCGACTGAGGTTTTATTAGTGTATGGCTCACCACTGCGACCATCATAGAGCTGAACTTTACCATTAACAGGTAAACCAGCTTTAGTCATTTGTTCTTCAATAAAGTTCTCGTCAATTTTTTCAAAAACTGGCAAAGCTAATTTTTGACCTAAGCGAGAAGCTGCCCAACCTAGCTGAGCTTCTAAGAGTTGGCCCAAATTCATACGAGCCAACACTGACAACGGTGAAATAATGATGTCAACTGGAGTCCCATCTTCCAAATGAGGCATATCAGCTTCAGGCACAATTTTGGAAATAACCCCTTTATTACCGTGTCGACCAGCCAGTTTATCTCCAATTACCACCTTACGCATTTGAGCTACAAAAACTCGCACTTCTTTGATCACGCCTGGGTCTAGCTCATCACCT
The Candidatus Beckwithbacteria bacterium DNA segment above includes these coding regions:
- the rpoC gene encoding DNA-directed RNA polymerase subunit beta' translates to MKNIVDFETLTVKIASPDDIKSWSYGEVTKPETINYRTLKPEKDGLFCERIFGPTKDWECYCGKYKRIRYRGIICDKCGVEVTQSRVRRERMGHIKLACPVAHIWFFKGVPSKISLLLDISPRALAGVIYFARYVVLGIDEEKRKQVLTNLDTQLEEVKKELDDKASEEIKKTETEGDKQIEDIKKKVKTKDQQKIAVEEAKIKIKRDIARIKENTVNEQETADEVYKAVANLVKRMEVKTVLTEDEYLKLVDYQADGFLEVGMGAESILELLSRLDLDKEAEKLRQTTREAKGQKKIKAIKHLRVVEGLRKAGIDSTWMIMRNLPVIPPDLRPMVQLSGGRFATSDLNDLYRRVINRNNRLKHLINLGAPEIILRNEKRMLQEAVDTLIDATQSRQSARRRGTKELKSLSEMLKGKQGRFRQNLLGKRVDYSGRSVIVVGPELALNQCGLPKDMALEMFKPYVLRELIMRGLAPNVKSAKHVLERRPPEVYDILEEITHKHPVLLNRAPTLHKLGIQAFFPVLIEGNAIRLHPCVCSGYNADFDGDQMAVHVPLSKDAQKEARRQMMPQKNLLKPADGSPITIPNKNMVLGIYLITVLDESIKPEETIYSDSLEANTAYQFGRIALRQAIKVRVDGKVIETTLGRLWFNEILPDDMDFINETVNAGRLKTLIKEAMPVYKTKEIMHLIDSIKELGFKGETMSGMSVAVNDCKIIPNKAEVIAEANKKAEEIEENYKLGLITKEERKRLSIDLWLKTTDDVAEQTWNAFSIDNPVRQMIESGGTRASKDQVKQLAAMRGLSVDPLGKIVELPTKSNFREGLTVFEYVTAARGSRKGLTDSAVKTANAGYLTRRLVDVSHDLIVRMEDCGTSESFEIRNEKGREKSFVARITGRVAAKAIKKPNSDTVLVKKDEVITDVLAEEIDKAGVTKVNVFSPITCQAPFGICQKCYGWDFSTKKLVNIGVPVGVLAAQSIGEPGTQLTMRVKHTGGVVMQDVTQGLPRVEEIFELRTPKALSAISEVAGKVTVDETDQGYEITVTNNKVKPVEEAKYTIPLTSTLKVKTGDLIPVGQQLASGSLDVKELLRIKGMQAAQEYLISELQAVYESQGIAINDKHFEVIVREMSSKVKVDSTGDTDLLPGELVNRQKFESENAAVIAAGGEPATAQVLLLGVTRAALYTDSWLSAASFQETSSVLTDAGTLGKKDYLIGLKENVIIGRLIPTSEERARIKDGIVYS